Proteins co-encoded in one Bremerella cremea genomic window:
- a CDS encoding alpha-amylase family glycosyl hydrolase, with amino-acid sequence MVGSSEQHNQLKQHLARMYGESVATDVLPRLLELLESYSTKIPEPKRTGWDETDVVLITYADQLHGPDDSPQPPLAILREFLVHHGYQNCINTVHLLPFYPYTSDDGFSVVDYKQVDPNSGDWPDVLGLAEDFNLAFDLVANHCSQQSSWFQKYLAGEKPYDEFFIDVDPATDLSMVVRPRALPLLTSFPSADGEKHVWTTFSPDQVDLNYGSPEVLLAMTDVLLFYVQNGARIIRLDAIAFLWKTLGTNCLHLDETHEAVKLLRTVNEIVAPHVLLLTETNVPHPENISYFGQADEAHMVYQFSLPPLLYDAYLNEDATVLSHWMESLYDIPPGTTYFNFTASHDGIGVRPLEGLVPPEHLDKLVTATNDRGGLVGMRTMPDGSQRPYELNITYVDAMGKPGDLSPEHHAARFLASQAIMLAMKGIPGIYFHSLVGTRNYTAGVEESGIPRRINRRKFERLELENQIAAPNSLQQRIFTGYQNLLRTRIEQPAFHPDGPSKVFPTGHPAIFGFQRTSPDGEQTILVLANLTDRLQQLSLSESQSHTLTYDLISDQYVVEGQGLTLDPYQIVWLTEPD; translated from the coding sequence ATGGTCGGCTCGTCGGAACAACACAATCAACTAAAACAGCACTTGGCTCGCATGTATGGCGAGTCGGTCGCCACGGATGTTCTGCCGCGTCTTTTAGAACTACTGGAATCGTATTCCACCAAAATCCCCGAACCCAAACGAACCGGTTGGGACGAAACCGACGTGGTGCTGATCACCTATGCCGATCAACTTCACGGCCCCGACGACAGCCCCCAGCCGCCGCTGGCCATCTTGCGAGAGTTCCTCGTTCATCACGGCTATCAGAACTGCATCAACACCGTCCACCTGTTGCCCTTCTATCCTTACACTTCGGACGATGGGTTCTCGGTGGTCGACTACAAGCAAGTCGATCCCAACTCAGGCGATTGGCCCGACGTGCTGGGCCTGGCCGAAGACTTCAACCTGGCTTTCGACCTGGTCGCGAATCACTGTTCGCAGCAGAGCAGTTGGTTTCAAAAGTACCTCGCAGGCGAAAAACCGTACGACGAGTTCTTTATTGATGTCGATCCGGCCACCGATTTAAGCATGGTCGTGCGGCCGCGCGCGTTGCCCCTGTTAACGTCGTTTCCTTCCGCCGACGGCGAAAAGCACGTTTGGACCACGTTCAGCCCCGACCAGGTCGACCTGAACTACGGCAGCCCGGAAGTTTTGTTGGCGATGACGGATGTGCTGTTGTTCTATGTGCAGAACGGGGCTCGCATCATTCGGCTCGATGCGATCGCGTTTCTCTGGAAGACGCTTGGCACCAATTGCCTCCATCTCGACGAAACGCATGAAGCGGTCAAGCTGCTCCGCACGGTTAACGAAATTGTCGCTCCGCATGTCCTGCTGCTAACCGAAACAAACGTTCCTCATCCAGAGAACATCAGCTACTTCGGCCAAGCCGACGAAGCGCACATGGTGTATCAATTCAGCTTGCCACCGCTGCTGTACGATGCTTACCTGAACGAGGACGCAACGGTCCTTTCCCATTGGATGGAATCGCTATACGACATTCCGCCAGGTACCACCTACTTCAACTTCACTGCTTCGCACGATGGCATTGGCGTGCGTCCGCTGGAAGGGCTGGTACCGCCAGAGCATCTCGATAAGTTAGTGACCGCCACCAACGATCGAGGCGGTCTGGTGGGCATGCGGACCATGCCCGATGGTTCGCAGCGTCCTTACGAACTGAACATCACTTACGTCGATGCGATGGGGAAGCCAGGCGACCTGAGCCCGGAACATCACGCCGCCCGTTTTTTGGCCTCGCAGGCGATCATGCTGGCGATGAAGGGAATTCCCGGCATTTATTTCCATAGCCTGGTCGGCACGCGGAACTACACCGCTGGCGTCGAAGAGAGTGGCATACCGCGGCGGATCAATCGACGCAAGTTCGAGCGGTTGGAACTGGAAAACCAGATTGCCGCTCCCAACTCCTTGCAGCAGCGGATCTTCACTGGCTATCAGAATCTCTTACGTACCCGCATCGAGCAACCAGCGTTTCATCCCGACGGCCCGAGCAAAGTCTTCCCGACCGGCCACCCTGCGATCTTTGGTTTCCAGCGTACTTCCCCCGACGGAGAGCAAACGATTTTGGTACTCGCGAACCTAACCGATCGTTTGCAGCAGTTGTCCTTGAGCGAATCGCAAAGCCACACCCTGACGTACGATCTGATCAGCGATCAGTACGTTGTCGAAGGTCAGGGGCTCACGCTCGATCCTTATCAAATTGTCTGGCTGACCGAGCCTGACTAG
- a CDS encoding glycosyl transferase, whose amino-acid sequence MSDFIQHGPISTLHDFGTVDSQQLEQALVDATSEYPMGLILPVTAGDMRAPAFARIMDELEGTKFLKTIVVVLNRAPEISDYQECRQLTAKLGNVCRVLWTDGPRGQAALQQLTDAGFNVSVPGKGRAVWAAFGYLLADPDIKAMALHDCDIVNYHRDMLMRLCLPMAHRAFDFDFCKAYYARVTDKMHGRVVRLLMTPLLRSLIQVIGNDDFLVFLNSFRYPLSGEFAITSTLVRANRIPSDWGLEVGTLAEVFRNTSPKRICQIDLGHPYEHKHQPISLEDAQRGLMKMTADILHSIFRTLSSRGIVFSMGMFNTLESAYLRAAQDAIRQYHADAVINGLSFDRHSEEQSVEGFARLITQCGQEFFENPIIAHEMPTWTRVRSAIPDFPHTLRRLVEGDAAEYS is encoded by the coding sequence TTGTCCGATTTTATCCAACATGGTCCCATTTCCACGCTGCACGATTTTGGCACCGTCGATTCCCAGCAGTTAGAGCAAGCCTTGGTTGATGCGACCAGCGAATACCCGATGGGGCTCATCCTGCCGGTAACCGCCGGAGACATGCGTGCCCCGGCCTTCGCTCGGATTATGGATGAACTGGAAGGCACCAAGTTTCTGAAAACGATTGTCGTTGTTTTGAATCGTGCACCCGAAATCAGCGACTATCAAGAGTGTCGGCAGTTGACGGCCAAACTAGGCAACGTCTGCCGCGTGCTGTGGACCGACGGGCCGCGCGGTCAGGCGGCGCTGCAACAGCTTACCGACGCGGGCTTCAATGTTTCAGTCCCTGGCAAGGGGCGGGCTGTGTGGGCCGCGTTCGGCTACCTGCTGGCCGATCCAGACATCAAAGCGATGGCGCTACATGACTGCGACATCGTCAACTACCACCGCGACATGCTGATGCGGCTTTGCCTGCCCATGGCTCACCGGGCATTTGACTTCGATTTTTGCAAAGCGTACTACGCCCGGGTTACCGACAAGATGCATGGTCGTGTCGTTCGCTTGCTGATGACACCTCTGCTGCGTTCGTTGATCCAAGTGATCGGCAACGACGACTTCCTGGTGTTTCTCAACAGCTTCCGCTATCCACTTTCGGGCGAGTTCGCGATCACCTCGACGTTGGTGCGGGCCAATCGTATCCCGAGCGATTGGGGGCTGGAAGTTGGTACGCTGGCCGAAGTGTTTCGCAATACATCCCCCAAGCGTATTTGCCAGATCGACCTGGGGCATCCCTACGAACACAAGCATCAACCGATTTCGCTGGAAGATGCCCAGCGAGGCTTGATGAAGATGACCGCCGATATCCTGCACAGCATCTTCCGCACCCTCTCTAGCCGCGGAATCGTGTTTAGCATGGGAATGTTTAACACGCTGGAATCGGCCTACTTACGGGCCGCCCAGGATGCGATTCGTCAGTACCATGCCGATGCCGTGATCAATGGCTTGAGCTTTGACCGTCACAGCGAAGAGCAATCGGTCGAAGGATTCGCCCGCCTGATTACACAGTGTGGGCAAGAGTTCTTCGAAAACCCGATCATCGCCCACGAGATGCCCACTTGGACCCGCGTCCGCAGCGCAATCCCCGACTTCCCGCACACGCTCCGGCGATTGGTAGAAGGAGACGCGGCCGAGTATTCGTAA
- a CDS encoding 3-keto-disaccharide hydrolase produces MLKRLTAGAVVGLLLVGVVSAAEGEWKPLMDGKTFDGWKISENPESWSIEDGAFVAKGDRSHLFYVGDDKPFKNFEFKAKVKTDKNSNGGIYFHTKFQEKGWPKYGFEAQVNNTHGDRKKTGGIYSVKDVIDNSPAKDGEWFDYYIKVDGKHVVIKINGEVSADYTEPEGAKPGKDFTRVLDEGTFALQAHDPGSTVWFKDIEVKRLPE; encoded by the coding sequence ATGTTGAAGCGTTTGACTGCTGGAGCCGTGGTTGGTTTGTTGTTGGTTGGTGTTGTCTCGGCGGCGGAAGGTGAATGGAAGCCGTTGATGGATGGCAAGACGTTCGACGGCTGGAAGATCAGCGAGAACCCTGAGTCGTGGTCGATTGAAGATGGGGCGTTTGTCGCCAAGGGAGATCGTAGCCACTTGTTCTACGTGGGGGACGACAAGCCGTTTAAGAACTTCGAGTTCAAGGCCAAAGTCAAAACCGATAAGAACAGCAACGGTGGTATCTACTTCCACACCAAGTTTCAAGAGAAGGGGTGGCCCAAGTATGGTTTTGAAGCCCAGGTCAACAACACCCACGGCGATCGTAAGAAGACCGGCGGAATCTACTCGGTGAAAGACGTGATCGATAACTCACCTGCCAAAGATGGCGAGTGGTTCGACTACTACATCAAGGTCGACGGCAAGCACGTCGTGATCAAGATCAACGGCGAAGTTTCGGCGGACTACACCGAACCGGAAGGGGCCAAGCCTGGCAAGGACTTCACCCGCGTCCTCGACGAGGGAACCTTCGCCCTGCAAGCCCACGACCCCGGTAGCACGGTTTGGTTCAAAGATATCGAAGTCAAGCGTCTGCCAGAGTAA
- a CDS encoding ZIP family metal transporter: MYSIALIVIYCVLIIAASLLGGWLPMVVRLTHTRMQLLMSFVGGLMLGVAILHMLPHGITDSGSVDWAMAGLLLGLMITFLLMRLFHFHEHAPVEVEYPGTVAGDHHHGGHMHCDHGPADEHPHEHDTAPSHHHGHSHTHSAEESRSGMRWLGVFLGLSLHTFLDGVALAAGVTAAAHHSTTSVVVGLGVFLGIFLHKPLDALSITVIMRRSHWPVSTITIVNLGYALMCPLGVVLFFMGYNGLETSKQFMIGMALCFSAGVFLCISLADILPEVQFHSHDKGKLTIALLLGVGLAYLIGFTEPGMHKHDDTPPAATVEAEQMPAAQLPAASLRK; this comes from the coding sequence ATGTATTCCATTGCGTTGATTGTCATCTACTGCGTGCTGATCATCGCCGCTTCGCTGCTGGGGGGATGGCTGCCGATGGTCGTCCGCTTGACCCATACGCGAATGCAACTGCTGATGAGCTTCGTGGGGGGGCTGATGCTGGGGGTGGCCATTTTGCACATGCTGCCGCACGGCATTACCGATAGCGGTTCGGTCGATTGGGCCATGGCTGGCTTGCTACTGGGGCTGATGATCACCTTTTTGCTGATGCGGTTGTTTCATTTTCATGAGCATGCCCCGGTGGAAGTGGAATATCCTGGCACGGTCGCCGGAGATCACCACCACGGCGGCCACATGCACTGCGATCATGGTCCGGCTGACGAGCATCCTCATGAACACGATACCGCACCGAGTCATCACCATGGTCATTCCCACACGCATTCCGCTGAGGAATCCCGTTCTGGAATGCGCTGGTTAGGGGTGTTCTTGGGGTTGTCGCTGCATACATTTCTGGATGGGGTCGCTTTGGCTGCTGGGGTAACGGCCGCCGCACATCATTCGACAACGTCGGTGGTGGTGGGGCTGGGGGTGTTTCTGGGGATTTTCCTCCACAAGCCGCTCGATGCCCTTTCAATCACGGTGATCATGCGTCGCAGTCATTGGCCTGTCAGCACGATCACTATTGTCAACTTAGGTTACGCGTTGATGTGTCCCCTGGGGGTTGTACTCTTTTTTATGGGTTACAACGGCCTAGAGACCTCGAAGCAGTTTATGATCGGCATGGCCTTGTGCTTCTCGGCCGGCGTCTTCTTGTGCATCTCGCTGGCGGACATCTTACCGGAAGTGCAGTTTCATTCGCACGACAAGGGAAAACTGACGATTGCGCTTTTGTTGGGAGTTGGCTTGGCATACCTAATCGGATTTACCGAGCCAGGCATGCACAAGCACGACGATACCCCGCCTGCGGCAACCGTGGAAGCCGAGCAGATGCCCGCCGCGCAGCTGCCAGCGGCATCTTTGCGGAAATAG
- a CDS encoding heavy metal translocating P-type ATPase, whose product MPEPSSSDSLNNSSQVTLQVVELDCAEEARILTEGLASQPGIARLDFDVMRGRMDVYYDTTKWSTRGLIDAVDKLGMTAQPVRENTAETTASPAPTGQLRERALTRSGAFLLVAIIVQAWEAGTPAALFGYGDSAHELSLLPMFLYLISIGLGIRWILPKAWKSVLRMTADMNVLMTVAVAGAIFLGETFEAAMVTFLFTLSEVLEQRSVSRARRSIQSLMSLAPDTARRKAASGDYEEVSTDEIVDGDVCSVRPGERVPLDGTVVSGVSAVDQAPITGESVPVEKEPGDPVYAGTINGSGSLEFRVAGTAGSTLLDRIVRLIDQAYQRRAPSEQWVDQFARYYTPTMMLLAVAVMVIPPTIVGWSQDTGGRWFYNGLVLLVIACPCALVISTPVSIVSALTAAARNGVLVKGGLSLETLAKVQAIVLDKTGTLTTGTPAVTQVTSFHGIAEEEAVSLAASLQRHSTHPIARAILRYADQSPGNRVEAANVAEIPGRGISGLVNGQDIWLGSIRLAEEKGVGKDQLPQTTSNVVLLGQGSSLLAMVHLEDQLRDTAVHAVEQLHRLGVQRIELISGDRAEVVRQVAEEVGVDAWQAEQLPEDKIEAVTRLRKQHQLVAMVGDGINDGPALAAADVGIAMGAVGSDTAIETADVALMSDEIEKLPWLISHGRRTLSLIRQNIFAALGIKVIFVLLTMFGWSNLWLAILADTGVSLAVIANSLRLLRTKSP is encoded by the coding sequence ATGCCTGAGCCCTCATCCAGCGATTCCCTCAACAATAGCTCTCAGGTTACCCTCCAGGTGGTGGAACTCGACTGCGCCGAGGAAGCCCGTATCCTTACCGAAGGATTGGCCAGTCAGCCAGGTATCGCGCGGCTCGACTTCGACGTGATGCGAGGGCGAATGGATGTCTACTACGACACCACCAAATGGTCGACACGAGGCTTGATCGATGCCGTCGACAAGCTCGGCATGACTGCCCAGCCGGTGCGAGAAAACACCGCAGAGACCACCGCGTCTCCCGCCCCCACAGGCCAACTGAGAGAACGGGCACTCACTCGCAGTGGGGCGTTTTTGTTGGTCGCGATAATCGTGCAAGCCTGGGAAGCAGGCACCCCAGCAGCCCTGTTTGGCTACGGCGATTCCGCGCACGAGCTCTCGTTACTGCCGATGTTTTTATACCTGATCTCGATCGGATTAGGCATTCGCTGGATACTGCCGAAGGCTTGGAAGTCGGTTCTGCGGATGACAGCCGACATGAATGTGCTGATGACCGTGGCGGTCGCTGGGGCGATTTTTTTAGGCGAGACCTTCGAAGCGGCGATGGTCACTTTTCTGTTTACCTTGTCGGAAGTGTTGGAACAACGGAGCGTTTCCCGGGCTCGCCGCTCGATTCAATCGCTGATGTCGCTCGCCCCTGACACGGCGCGACGTAAAGCCGCTTCTGGCGACTACGAGGAAGTGTCCACCGACGAGATCGTCGACGGCGATGTCTGCAGTGTCCGCCCTGGCGAGCGGGTTCCTTTGGATGGCACTGTTGTCTCTGGCGTCTCGGCGGTCGATCAAGCGCCGATCACAGGCGAATCGGTTCCCGTCGAGAAAGAGCCCGGCGATCCGGTTTACGCCGGAACGATCAACGGCAGCGGTAGTCTCGAGTTCCGCGTGGCGGGAACTGCAGGTTCGACGTTGCTCGATCGCATTGTGCGATTGATCGATCAGGCCTATCAACGCCGGGCCCCCAGCGAGCAGTGGGTCGATCAGTTCGCGCGGTACTACACGCCGACCATGATGCTGCTGGCGGTCGCCGTAATGGTTATCCCTCCCACCATCGTTGGCTGGTCGCAAGACACCGGCGGACGGTGGTTTTACAACGGGCTGGTTTTGTTGGTGATCGCTTGTCCGTGTGCATTGGTGATTTCCACCCCGGTTAGCATCGTCTCGGCATTGACGGCCGCAGCACGCAACGGGGTGCTGGTCAAAGGTGGCCTTTCGCTGGAAACCCTGGCTAAAGTCCAAGCGATCGTGCTCGACAAAACCGGAACGCTTACCACCGGCACGCCAGCGGTGACGCAAGTAACCAGCTTCCATGGTATTGCCGAGGAAGAAGCCGTTTCGCTGGCAGCAAGTCTACAAAGGCACAGTACCCACCCAATCGCCCGCGCCATTTTGCGTTATGCCGACCAATCTCCCGGCAACCGTGTGGAAGCCGCCAACGTGGCAGAAATTCCTGGCCGAGGAATTTCCGGTCTGGTGAACGGCCAAGACATCTGGCTAGGGAGTATTCGTCTGGCGGAAGAAAAAGGGGTCGGCAAAGACCAACTACCCCAAACGACCAGCAATGTTGTGCTGCTGGGGCAGGGTAGCTCGTTGTTGGCGATGGTGCACCTGGAAGATCAGCTTCGCGATACGGCCGTTCACGCGGTCGAGCAATTGCATCGTCTGGGTGTGCAGCGTATCGAACTGATCTCGGGCGATCGAGCCGAAGTGGTACGGCAAGTCGCCGAGGAAGTAGGGGTTGATGCTTGGCAGGCAGAACAACTTCCCGAAGACAAAATCGAAGCGGTCACCCGGCTGCGCAAACAGCACCAATTGGTGGCCATGGTCGGAGACGGCATCAACGATGGTCCAGCCCTGGCTGCGGCTGACGTAGGCATTGCGATGGGGGCGGTGGGAAGCGATACGGCGATCGAAACTGCGGACGTTGCCTTGATGTCGGACGAGATCGAAAAACTTCCTTGGCTCATCAGCCATGGGCGAAGGACTTTATCGCTGATCCGCCAAAACATTTTCGCGGCCCTCGGTATTAAAGTAATTTTCGTCCTGCTGACCATGTTTGGCTGGTCGAACTTATGGCTGGCCATCTTGGCCGATACTGGGGTTTCGCTGGCAGTAATTGCCAATAGTTTGCGTTTACTGCGGACAAAGTCCCCCTAG
- a CDS encoding phosphoglycerate kinase gives MAKLSIADVDVSGKKVLMRVDFNVPLDDKCEITDDRRIEMAIPSIKSVVDRGGQLILMSHLGRPEPGADNSKYSLAPAAKRLGEILGKEVAFATDTVGEDAAAKVAALTDGGVVVLENLRFEKGEKKGDAEFAGKLAAFADIYCNDAFGTCHRTDASMVAVPEAMGSKPKVVGFLVEKEITYLSDAIGNPKRPFVAILGGAKVSDKIMVIKNLLGICDKVLIGGAMAYTFSLAQGGKVGKSLVEKDKVDLAKELIAAGGDKLVLPVDTHCGDAFSGDCNKVTVKSGEIPDDFEGLDIGPETAKMYAQLVTDAKTVVWNGPMGVFEMPPFDAGTRAVADAIAASDAISIIGGGDSAAAIGQFGLDDKVTHVSTGGGASLSMLEGQAFKAVDVLDDK, from the coding sequence ATGGCAAAGCTATCGATCGCCGACGTCGATGTTAGTGGCAAGAAAGTCCTGATGCGGGTCGACTTCAATGTGCCCCTCGACGACAAATGCGAAATCACAGACGATCGCCGCATTGAAATGGCGATTCCTTCGATCAAATCGGTTGTTGATCGTGGCGGTCAGTTGATTCTGATGAGCCACCTTGGACGCCCAGAGCCAGGTGCTGATAACTCGAAGTACAGCCTCGCTCCGGCTGCTAAGCGTTTGGGCGAAATCCTTGGCAAAGAGGTTGCTTTCGCGACCGATACCGTTGGTGAAGATGCTGCCGCGAAGGTCGCCGCACTCACCGATGGGGGCGTGGTCGTGCTCGAAAATCTTCGCTTTGAAAAGGGCGAAAAGAAAGGGGACGCCGAGTTCGCTGGCAAGTTGGCCGCGTTCGCCGATATCTACTGCAACGACGCATTTGGTACGTGTCACCGGACCGACGCCTCGATGGTGGCCGTGCCGGAAGCGATGGGCAGCAAGCCGAAAGTGGTTGGTTTTCTGGTCGAAAAAGAAATCACCTATCTTTCCGACGCCATCGGCAACCCCAAGCGTCCTTTCGTCGCGATCCTCGGCGGTGCCAAGGTTTCCGACAAGATCATGGTCATCAAGAACCTGCTGGGCATCTGCGACAAGGTGCTGATCGGTGGGGCGATGGCCTACACGTTCTCGCTCGCTCAAGGTGGCAAAGTCGGCAAGAGCCTGGTCGAAAAGGATAAAGTCGATCTGGCCAAAGAGCTGATCGCAGCTGGCGGCGACAAGCTCGTTTTGCCGGTTGATACCCACTGCGGCGATGCCTTCAGCGGCGACTGCAATAAAGTTACGGTGAAGTCTGGCGAAATTCCGGACGACTTCGAAGGGCTCGACATCGGCCCCGAAACGGCCAAGATGTACGCTCAACTGGTGACCGACGCCAAAACAGTCGTTTGGAACGGGCCGATGGGCGTGTTCGAGATGCCTCCGTTTGACGCCGGTACCCGGGCCGTTGCCGACGCGATTGCTGCTTCCGACGCGATCAGCATCATCGGTGGTGGTGACAGCGCCGCAGCGATCGGTCAGTTTGGTTTGGACGACAAGGTCACTCACGTCTCGACCGGCGGTGGGGCCAGCCTTTCGATGCTGGAAGGTCAGGCGTTCAAAGCCGTGGACGTACTGGACGATAAGTAA
- a CDS encoding DinB family protein — protein sequence MNAVTPILRLHEHRRWTNQHLMAACRLLSEEQLRQQHPIGQGSLWKTLCHMYAAEYVWLKALSGVADALAPGDAPGKLSGNQEGEGAVQTVQELFQRWEELDQRWEDYLGKLTPDQLTETIYKQSSSNPPGKIPATSAMDVLLHVCTHAQYTTAQAVNMLRHSGVESLPPSMLITLAREQAIG from the coding sequence ATGAACGCCGTTACCCCCATTTTACGTCTGCACGAACATCGTCGCTGGACCAATCAGCACCTGATGGCAGCTTGCCGCTTACTGAGCGAAGAACAACTCCGACAACAGCACCCCATCGGGCAAGGCAGCTTATGGAAGACGCTGTGTCACATGTACGCGGCGGAGTACGTTTGGTTGAAAGCGTTAAGCGGTGTGGCCGATGCCCTCGCCCCTGGGGATGCCCCTGGCAAGCTGTCCGGTAATCAGGAAGGGGAAGGGGCTGTCCAAACCGTGCAGGAACTCTTCCAACGCTGGGAAGAACTCGACCAACGCTGGGAAGATTATCTGGGCAAGCTGACCCCCGATCAACTAACCGAAACGATCTATAAGCAGAGCTCCAGCAATCCCCCAGGTAAGATCCCGGCGACCTCGGCGATGGATGTGCTACTGCATGTTTGCACACACGCCCAGTACACCACCGCTCAAGCGGTGAACATGCTGCGGCACAGTGGGGTCGAGTCGTTGCCACCGTCGATGCTGATTACACTCGCCAGAGAGCAAGCAATCGGCTAG